The Desulfosporosinus sp. Sb-LF genome contains a region encoding:
- a CDS encoding alpha/beta fold hydrolase, giving the protein MQNNKTVVLIHGFNKNESDMCTLKSNLTDLGYYCVTINLPTRFGTLDDCNKVLQSELVKVLSSMAKQQQIHLVGHSMGGLIIRNYLAKHSFPNLGRCVLIATPNSGSKLADLAHKIFPPVAKVFKPISELKTNGTQIPKPVNIPCPEIGVIAGNKCNLLLGILLPNENDGRVEVDSTKLEGMKDFIVKRFGHMEIHHKFDIAILIDNFLQNGTFQGQDEPDSHDC; this is encoded by the coding sequence ATGCAAAACAACAAGACGGTGGTTTTAATCCATGGATTCAACAAAAATGAATCAGACATGTGTACCCTCAAATCCAACTTAACTGACCTAGGATACTATTGTGTTACAATTAATCTTCCTACCAGGTTTGGGACACTAGACGACTGTAATAAAGTTCTACAAAGTGAGCTTGTTAAAGTGCTTTCTTCCATGGCAAAACAGCAGCAGATCCATTTGGTTGGACACAGTATGGGTGGCCTCATCATTAGGAATTATCTAGCGAAACACTCCTTTCCAAACTTAGGTCGATGTGTATTAATTGCAACACCCAATAGTGGATCCAAACTTGCCGACCTAGCTCACAAGATTTTCCCACCAGTAGCAAAAGTCTTTAAGCCTATAAGTGAGCTCAAAACTAATGGTACTCAGATTCCGAAACCCGTTAATATTCCATGTCCTGAAATAGGAGTGATAGCAGGCAATAAATGTAATCTATTGTTAGGGATTCTTCTACCTAATGAAAATGATGGTAGGGTTGAAGTTGATTCGACCAAACTAGAAGGAATGAAAGATTTTATTGTCAAACGGTTTGGTCACATGGAAATACACCACAAATTTGATATTGCAATTCTCATAGATAACTTCTTGCAAAACGGAACTTTTCAGGGCCAAGATGAACCTGATTCGCATGATTGTTAG
- the polA gene encoding DNA polymerase I, with translation MPRMVILDGNSLANRAFYALPPLTTADGRPTNVLHGFLTMLFRLEQEQHPDYWVVAFDKTKATVRIEQYAGYKAQRKETPEGLRPQFDYLKEILTELDVPMLELAGYEADDLIAAVTKQAETQGMEIQIYTGDRDALQLISAKTNIFLTKKGISEVECYDENALWERYQLRPYQIIDLKGLMGDTSDNIPGVPGVGEKTALKLLWEFETVEGVLANANKVSGKKLQSNLKDYTDQAILSKKLATMLTEVPLAFSIDDLVYRRPRATKVLPVLKKYDLKNVTRLWQERHKDDEESLRECPDELLLAWPERTLTEEGWLAQIEQWQAKKIPLTLACRYEGTGLQGGHWLEWGVATQGEAFTLKRAEISPGIVKVWLDLLGNEQVPKILVDSKTTALLLANEDTTLKGVTLDLSLASYLIQSARTKFAPLDLVKEYVHNQDVFVGAAEEASALAQVAPKFKEELELLGLSGLLHEIEEPLSLVLAQVERHGIAVDTEQLTAFGEGISLTLKQLEQDIYSLAEESFNINSPKQLGAILFEKLGLPTAKKTKTGYSTNAETLEELRLAHPIVEKILDYRQLNKLMSTYVNGLLAQVKDGRIHTTFQQTVTATGRLSSTEPNLQNIPIRLEQGRQLRKVFHPTEAGWVLLSADYSQIELRILAHYSQDPLLCESFALGQDVHTRTAAEVFGTSLEAVTPNMRRSAKAVNFGLVYGLTEFGLSRDLGIPRKESKFYIEQYFKRYSGVKRYLEEVVEQAKQEGQVRTLLNRLRRIPELFHPNRVQRNMGERIAMNTPVQGTAADIMKLAMINVAEGLKPFRAAMLLQVHDELLLQVAPEDLESVARMLIEEMENAFPLAVPMTVDCKVGPNWYEMQPFKPMD, from the coding sequence ATGCCACGGATGGTGATTTTGGACGGTAATAGCCTTGCGAATCGCGCCTTTTACGCTTTACCGCCGTTGACTACAGCGGATGGTCGCCCAACGAATGTCTTACATGGTTTCCTAACGATGCTTTTTAGATTAGAACAAGAGCAACATCCCGATTATTGGGTAGTCGCTTTCGATAAAACCAAAGCAACGGTTCGTATTGAACAGTATGCCGGGTATAAAGCGCAGAGGAAAGAAACCCCGGAAGGACTGCGTCCTCAATTTGATTATCTTAAAGAAATCTTAACGGAATTGGACGTTCCGATGCTTGAGCTTGCCGGGTATGAAGCGGATGATCTTATTGCTGCAGTCACCAAACAGGCGGAAACACAGGGGATGGAGATTCAGATTTATACGGGGGACAGAGATGCTTTGCAACTTATCTCTGCTAAAACGAACATCTTTCTGACGAAAAAAGGGATCAGTGAAGTCGAATGTTATGATGAAAATGCCCTGTGGGAACGCTACCAGCTGCGTCCTTACCAAATCATCGATCTTAAGGGTCTTATGGGAGACACCTCGGATAACATCCCAGGGGTTCCCGGTGTCGGGGAGAAAACAGCGCTGAAATTACTTTGGGAATTTGAAACAGTCGAGGGAGTTTTGGCGAACGCGAATAAGGTCTCTGGGAAAAAACTGCAGAGTAATTTAAAAGACTATACCGATCAGGCAATCCTGAGTAAAAAACTAGCGACGATGTTAACCGAAGTACCCCTGGCGTTTTCAATTGATGATCTGGTATACCGCCGTCCAAGGGCGACTAAAGTACTTCCCGTTTTAAAAAAGTATGATCTCAAGAATGTGACTCGATTATGGCAAGAACGACATAAAGACGATGAGGAATCGCTCAGAGAATGCCCAGATGAATTGCTTCTGGCATGGCCAGAGCGCACATTGACGGAAGAAGGCTGGCTTGCCCAGATCGAACAATGGCAGGCAAAGAAAATCCCACTCACCTTGGCCTGCCGTTATGAGGGTACTGGTTTACAAGGCGGTCACTGGCTAGAATGGGGAGTGGCAACTCAGGGTGAAGCTTTTACACTAAAACGTGCTGAAATATCCCCAGGTATTGTTAAGGTGTGGTTAGACTTGCTGGGTAATGAGCAGGTTCCCAAAATTTTGGTAGATAGTAAAACGACGGCCTTATTGCTCGCAAACGAAGACACTACATTAAAGGGTGTCACGCTTGATTTAAGTTTAGCATCCTACTTGATTCAATCCGCGCGAACTAAGTTTGCCCCACTGGATTTAGTCAAAGAATACGTTCATAATCAAGATGTCTTCGTGGGCGCTGCGGAAGAAGCCTCAGCATTAGCCCAAGTGGCTCCTAAATTTAAGGAAGAACTCGAATTACTGGGACTCTCAGGCTTGCTGCATGAGATTGAAGAACCTTTGAGCTTAGTACTTGCACAAGTGGAACGCCATGGAATTGCAGTTGACACAGAGCAGCTGACTGCTTTCGGTGAAGGAATCAGTCTAACTCTTAAACAATTAGAGCAAGATATCTATTCTCTTGCCGAAGAATCGTTCAATATAAATTCTCCGAAACAATTGGGTGCAATTCTTTTTGAGAAATTAGGTCTTCCTACTGCAAAAAAGACTAAAACGGGTTATTCCACCAACGCGGAGACGTTGGAGGAACTGCGCTTAGCTCATCCAATCGTTGAGAAAATTCTTGACTATCGGCAACTGAATAAGCTCATGTCAACCTATGTCAATGGGCTGCTCGCTCAAGTGAAGGACGGACGAATTCACACGACTTTCCAACAAACCGTGACAGCGACTGGTCGTTTATCGAGCACAGAACCTAATTTGCAGAATATCCCCATTCGGCTGGAACAGGGTCGACAGTTAAGAAAAGTTTTCCATCCCACGGAAGCAGGATGGGTGCTCCTATCTGCTGACTACTCTCAAATTGAACTTCGAATTTTAGCTCACTATTCTCAAGATCCACTTCTGTGTGAATCGTTTGCACTGGGACAGGACGTCCATACTAGAACAGCAGCGGAAGTCTTTGGTACCTCGCTTGAAGCAGTCACTCCGAACATGCGCCGGAGTGCCAAGGCAGTTAATTTTGGGTTGGTTTACGGGTTAACCGAATTCGGCCTCTCGCGTGATTTGGGAATTCCTCGTAAAGAATCTAAATTTTATATTGAACAATATTTCAAACGCTACAGTGGGGTCAAGCGTTATCTCGAAGAGGTCGTTGAGCAGGCGAAACAAGAGGGACAAGTCCGTACCTTGTTAAACCGTCTCCGGCGTATTCCAGAGTTGTTTCATCCTAATCGTGTTCAACGCAATATGGGAGAACGCATTGCCATGAACACACCTGTACAGGGAACAGCGGCTGACATTATGAAATTAGCGATGATCAATGTTGCCGAAGGGTTGAAGCCCTTCCGGGCGGCCATGCTACTCCAAGTACATGACGAACTCTTGCTTCAAGTGGCTCCAGAGGATTTGGAAAGTGTGGCACGTATGCTGATTGAAGAAATGGAAAACGCTTTCCCACTCGCTGTGCCCATGACAGTCGATTGTAAAGTGGGACCGAATTGGTATGAGATGCAGCCGTTCAAGCCTATGGATTAA
- the coaE gene encoding dephospho-CoA kinase (Dephospho-CoA kinase (CoaE) performs the final step in coenzyme A biosynthesis.) gives MLTIGLTGGIGSGKSTVAQWFRKHGVPVLDADKTVHRLLESDLSIISKLIGEFGPAILEENGKISRSKLGARVFGNEDARRRLERVVHPRVVECMNDELATLRDTGIEICVWDVPLLFEAGFELFVDEVWVVWVPRNLQIDRVLVRDKLSQAEVGARIAAQWSLDEKRNRADVVIDNSGNLRETECQLKELWNKLLRRLSSSDT, from the coding sequence TTGTTGACTATCGGACTGACGGGTGGGATCGGAAGCGGTAAATCTACGGTTGCCCAATGGTTTAGAAAACATGGGGTTCCGGTATTAGATGCCGACAAAACGGTGCACCGTTTGTTAGAATCGGATCTGTCGATTATTTCAAAACTGATTGGAGAATTCGGGCCTGCTATCCTAGAGGAAAACGGAAAAATTAGTCGTTCTAAACTGGGTGCTCGAGTTTTTGGTAATGAGGATGCACGAAGGCGCTTAGAGCGCGTCGTACATCCTCGCGTAGTGGAATGCATGAACGATGAGCTGGCCACGCTTCGGGATACAGGGATCGAAATTTGTGTGTGGGATGTGCCTTTACTTTTTGAAGCGGGTTTCGAGCTGTTTGTCGACGAGGTTTGGGTTGTGTGGGTACCACGGAACCTGCAAATTGACCGCGTTCTTGTGCGGGACAAGCTGAGTCAGGCAGAGGTGGGAGCCCGTATCGCCGCCCAATGGTCTTTAGATGAAAAGCGTAACCGAGCGGATGTCGTAATTGATAACTCCGGAAATCTGCGTGAAACTGAATGCCAGCTTAAAGAGTTGTGGAATAAATTACTGAGAAGGCTAAGCTCCAGTGATACATAA
- a CDS encoding lytic transglycosylase domain-containing protein, with the protein MGKNKSKRWTMVKRISIFSLLTILAAYSLLQIPVLEKIIYPYPHRTIIEKYAAQYGVDPLFVVAVIREESKFLPQSESHKGAKGLMQLMPSTAQSIADSIGDKTYRDEDLNNPEKNIQYGTWYLSSLQKVFSNNTMLVIAAYNGGRGHVQEWIKTGQIDPANMLQQDIPFRETRDYVGRVLSSYRKYSLLYRD; encoded by the coding sequence ATGGGTAAAAATAAATCAAAGCGTTGGACGATGGTTAAAAGAATAAGCATTTTTAGCTTGCTAACCATCTTAGCGGCTTATAGTCTATTGCAAATCCCAGTCTTAGAGAAGATCATTTATCCGTATCCACACCGGACTATCATAGAAAAATATGCAGCGCAGTATGGAGTTGATCCTTTGTTTGTTGTCGCCGTGATCCGGGAGGAGAGTAAGTTCCTTCCCCAATCCGAATCACATAAAGGTGCCAAAGGGCTAATGCAGTTAATGCCTAGTACGGCACAATCAATTGCAGACAGCATTGGAGACAAGACATATCGGGACGAGGATCTAAATAATCCAGAAAAGAATATTCAATACGGAACTTGGTACCTTTCCAGTTTGCAAAAGGTATTTTCTAATAATACAATGTTAGTGATTGCGGCCTACAATGGTGGAAGAGGGCATGTGCAAGAATGGATCAAAACCGGTCAAATTGATCCGGCCAACATGCTTCAACAGGATATTCCTTTTAGGGAAACTCGGGATTATGTAGGGCGTGTCTTGAGTAGTTATCGAAAATATAGTTTACTTTATCGAGACTAA
- a CDS encoding DUF4405 domain-containing protein produces the protein MINWVVYMNKAKRNFLVDTTLISLILVATITGLLVWLVFPFHSGRDELTLLLEDIHKWASVTLVIVTVYHLVTHWEWYKKTFQNLRRL, from the coding sequence ATGATTAATTGGGTGGTATATATGAATAAAGCAAAAAGAAATTTCCTAGTAGACACTACGTTAATTTCTTTAATATTAGTCGCTACAATCACCGGCCTACTTGTCTGGCTTGTCTTCCCGTTCCATTCCGGCCGTGACGAACTTACTTTATTACTTGAGGATATTCACAAATGGGCTTCTGTAACTCTTGTCATTGTCACCGTTTACCACCTCGTAACCCATTGGGAGTGGTACAAGAAAACCTTCCAAAACCTGCGGAGATTATAA
- the ytaF gene encoding sporulation membrane protein YtaF, whose product MGVALLMAVALSLDGFGVGLAYGLRRIRIPMSSLIVIALCTVFAMGTSMLFGSWVMLWLRFIPASLLGAVILLALGVFQLSKAIWNRKREIFPEAVPAMAVTLQMPVMEPIFRFQFRFLGLVIQVLKTPDIADVDGSGGINFRESLLLGSALAMDAFASGIGAAMAGMTLSVVGVVAITQIMMLRGGQQMAGKIPENWTAKAEFLPGVVLILIGLGKLI is encoded by the coding sequence ATGGGAGTAGCTTTACTTATGGCAGTGGCTTTAAGTTTAGATGGATTTGGTGTAGGGTTGGCCTATGGGCTACGCCGCATTCGCATACCAATGAGTTCTCTTATTGTCATTGCCCTGTGTACCGTTTTTGCAATGGGTACATCCATGCTTTTTGGCAGTTGGGTGATGTTATGGCTTAGGTTTATTCCAGCAAGTTTATTAGGGGCTGTCATTTTGCTAGCTCTGGGAGTTTTTCAACTGTCCAAGGCAATATGGAATCGTAAACGGGAAATATTCCCGGAAGCGGTTCCGGCGATGGCTGTGACACTTCAGATGCCGGTGATGGAGCCGATCTTTCGATTTCAATTTCGTTTTTTGGGATTAGTGATTCAGGTGTTAAAGACACCGGATATAGCGGATGTTGATGGCTCTGGAGGGATTAATTTCCGTGAAAGTCTGCTCCTTGGCAGTGCATTAGCTATGGATGCTTTTGCCAGCGGAATAGGAGCGGCAATGGCAGGAATGACTCTATCCGTCGTTGGGGTCGTGGCCATAACACAAATAATGATGTTACGTGGAGGCCAACAGATGGCCGGCAAAATCCCTGAAAACTGGACGGCTAAAGCGGAATTTTTACCGGGCGTTGTGTTAATCTTGATAGGACTGGGTAAATTGATCTGA
- a CDS encoding GNAT family N-acetyltransferase, translating into MEEKMITNKFFRGIDDLTDAFFIRKQVFIDEQGISETIERDSYDQSSDHVVIYENSQPIGTGRLVFKYGEYSIGRVAVLKEHRAKNVGALVVNLLKDKAIHHGASEVHVHAQKEVEGFYRKLGYKAYGDIYEEAGIEHISMSINR; encoded by the coding sequence ATGGAGGAAAAAATGATAACCAATAAGTTTTTTAGAGGAATTGATGACCTTACGGATGCTTTTTTCATCAGAAAGCAAGTTTTTATTGATGAACAAGGCATATCTGAGACGATAGAAAGAGATAGTTATGACCAGAGTTCTGACCACGTTGTTATTTATGAAAATAGTCAACCAATAGGGACCGGAAGATTAGTCTTCAAATATGGAGAATACTCAATTGGAAGAGTAGCAGTTCTCAAAGAGCATAGGGCTAAGAATGTTGGAGCTTTAGTGGTTAACCTATTAAAAGACAAAGCGATCCATCATGGTGCCAGTGAAGTACACGTCCATGCTCAAAAGGAAGTTGAAGGATTCTATCGGAAATTAGGATACAAGGCATATGGAGATATTTATGAAGAAGCAGGGATTGAACATATAAGCATGTCGATAAACCGGTAA
- the mutM gene encoding bifunctional DNA-formamidopyrimidine glycosylase/DNA-(apurinic or apyrimidinic site) lyase, which produces MPELPEVETIRRTLAEHVTNIKIEEITLFWPAAVCGWENTDFTALVTGRRIKTIDRRGKYLLIRLDEDLTLIAHMRMTGRLNYYRDHQEPEKHTHVVFRLEHGEVHFSDVRKFGRIQAIPTPLCISESSLSKLGPEPLEAEFTPAVLKERFGKKKLSIKAALLDQHVLAGLGNIYVDESLFLAGISPQRGVDTLSEEEISKLHQAIQSVLQAGIDAQGTSFRDYRDANGEKGWFEKALQVYGRGGDPCNVCGQILERIRLAGRTTVFCPRCQR; this is translated from the coding sequence ATGCCAGAACTTCCAGAGGTTGAAACGATTCGACGGACATTAGCTGAACACGTTACAAACATAAAAATTGAGGAGATTACTCTTTTTTGGCCCGCAGCAGTCTGTGGGTGGGAAAATACGGACTTTACAGCTTTAGTTACCGGGCGACGGATCAAAACAATAGATCGCCGTGGTAAGTATCTTTTGATTCGATTGGATGAAGATTTGACGTTAATAGCGCATATGCGTATGACTGGTCGATTGAATTATTATCGAGATCATCAAGAACCCGAAAAACATACGCATGTGGTCTTTCGCCTAGAACACGGGGAAGTCCATTTTTCAGATGTGCGGAAATTCGGGCGCATTCAAGCCATACCCACCCCATTATGTATAAGTGAATCCTCTCTTAGCAAACTGGGTCCGGAGCCTTTGGAAGCAGAATTCACTCCCGCAGTTCTGAAAGAACGTTTTGGAAAGAAAAAACTCTCTATAAAAGCCGCCTTACTCGACCAGCATGTCTTAGCAGGCTTGGGTAATATCTATGTAGATGAATCCCTTTTCTTGGCGGGAATATCCCCGCAACGAGGAGTGGACACTCTATCCGAGGAAGAAATCTCAAAACTCCATCAAGCTATTCAAAGCGTTCTACAAGCAGGGATAGATGCTCAAGGCACGTCCTTCCGGGATTATCGAGATGCTAATGGAGAAAAAGGATGGTTTGAGAAGGCCCTACAGGTATATGGAAGGGGAGGAGACCCTTGCAATGTGTGTGGGCAGATCTTAGAACGAATACGCCTTGCCGGAAGGACCACAGTTTTCTGCCCGAGGTGTCAGAGGTAA
- a CDS encoding helix-turn-helix transcriptional regulator has product MKNKIRNLREQFDLTQLDLAEKVEVSRQTIISLENGKYNPSIFLAYKISRVFNLPIEEVFIFEEEDI; this is encoded by the coding sequence TTGAAAAACAAGATAAGGAATCTTAGGGAGCAATTTGATTTGACTCAACTGGATTTGGCTGAAAAAGTTGAAGTATCAAGGCAAACAATTATTTCACTGGAAAATGGCAAATACAATCCCTCTATTTTTCTTGCGTATAAGATTTCAAGAGTGTTCAACTTGCCAATTGAAGAAGTCTTTATATTTGAAGAGGAGGATATTTGA
- a CDS encoding DMT family transporter: protein MSDKQIRLLMVLTTVFWSGAFITGKIAVGEFPPFALTFFRFLFALPLIFAILYIKEPGNLLPRGRQWPALILLGFVGTFCYHALFFSSLNYTTAMNSSLIGAINPMVTTLLAAMFFGERLTPLRLFGIFLSFSGVFLFITNGDLQLISQFQFNKGDLLMLIAVCCFAIYSLLSRRYMKQYLLSPLMVTAYTFLICVVVSVPFVLWENPATYLFAATARGWLSILYMSVFASVLGYLFQMIAIQRIGAPRTAIFINLVPIFTIIQSVTILGESITLIKLMSAAIVITGVYLATRPESRVNYLKNSYRKSL from the coding sequence ATGTCCGATAAACAAATCCGTTTGTTAATGGTACTGACCACTGTTTTTTGGTCTGGTGCATTTATTACTGGCAAAATTGCCGTAGGAGAATTCCCCCCATTTGCATTGACTTTCTTTCGTTTCCTTTTCGCTTTGCCCTTGATTTTTGCAATTTTGTATATCAAAGAGCCGGGAAACCTTTTACCACGCGGTAGACAATGGCCCGCGCTTATCTTGCTTGGATTCGTTGGCACTTTTTGTTATCACGCATTGTTTTTTAGTTCACTAAACTATACTACGGCAATGAATTCGTCACTCATCGGAGCTATTAATCCCATGGTCACGACACTTCTGGCTGCCATGTTCTTCGGCGAACGATTAACTCCCTTGAGATTATTTGGAATTTTTCTGTCTTTCAGTGGCGTCTTTCTCTTCATTACGAATGGAGATTTGCAGCTAATATCCCAATTTCAATTCAACAAAGGTGATTTACTGATGCTAATTGCTGTCTGTTGTTTTGCTATCTATTCGCTACTTAGTAGACGATATATGAAACAATACCTTCTATCGCCGCTCATGGTCACTGCCTATACTTTCCTGATCTGTGTTGTTGTTTCCGTTCCTTTCGTTTTGTGGGAAAACCCTGCCACATATCTATTTGCAGCGACAGCGCGGGGATGGCTCTCCATTCTATATATGAGCGTGTTTGCTTCGGTATTGGGTTACCTTTTTCAGATGATTGCCATTCAACGTATTGGTGCACCTCGCACAGCCATTTTTATTAATTTGGTACCGATCTTTACGATTATCCAGTCTGTGACAATCTTAGGTGAGTCGATCACTTTGATTAAACTCATGAGCGCCGCCATTGTAATTACCGGCGTATATTTAGCCACACGACCTGAATCAAGGGTTAATTATTTAAAAAACTCATATAGAAAATCCCTATAG
- a CDS encoding ABC-F family ATP-binding cassette domain-containing protein, with product MSVLFCRDCGVDISGDPLFRRISFALEHGEKAALVGPNGAGKTTLIRACLGDIRLESGEVQIFGSYGYLPQTPIVEDEGNVFECVIQERADLLQMQDQLRELEEKMALTPSEKVMEQYAALTELFERQGGYALEALVRRILSGLGLEAEINSLVTTLSGGQKTRLALCKLLLRSPELLILDEPTNHLDIAALEWLEGYLRDYPGALLIVSHDRYFLDRTISRVFCLENGGLKSYTGNYSEYELLRIIESKTIGREAERLEKKIAKLEEYVRRNKAGVNSKQARGRESQLQKLKPIQVTKVDHGLAITLQSGGRSGDRVLLIDDLTITYGARTLFQKVQLDLRRGDRVALLGKNGVGKTSILKAILHQAPFKGTIRLGANVKIAYYSQEHENLGSSGTLMDEIRNVSNLKDPEIRNLLARYGFRQDDVFKHVSVLSGGEKSRLALCKLFLEQGNLLLLDEPTNHLDAETRGVLEEALQEYDGTVLVVSHDRYFLDKVVGKIAELTTVGLSLYEGDYTGFKEYKQQEETVVAPLERSSKPINQEQQETRNLAREKKRMKQLELEIEELEEALQTLESELSLANTNYELAMKLHEESEKVQKRLDSVLEEWVAGSD from the coding sequence ATGAGTGTTTTATTTTGCCGGGATTGCGGCGTCGATATTTCAGGTGATCCGCTCTTTCGGCGGATTAGTTTTGCTCTGGAACATGGAGAAAAGGCTGCACTGGTCGGCCCGAATGGGGCGGGTAAAACTACCCTAATTCGAGCCTGCTTGGGAGATATACGTTTAGAAAGCGGAGAAGTGCAAATTTTTGGCTCGTACGGATATCTTCCTCAAACTCCGATTGTCGAGGATGAGGGGAACGTTTTTGAGTGTGTAATCCAAGAACGAGCGGATTTGTTACAAATGCAGGACCAACTGCGTGAATTAGAAGAAAAGATGGCACTTACACCTAGTGAGAAAGTCATGGAACAATATGCTGCTTTGACTGAGTTGTTTGAGCGGCAGGGGGGATATGCTTTAGAAGCTTTGGTCCGGAGAATCTTGTCTGGGCTTGGACTAGAGGCAGAGATAAATTCCCTAGTTACCACCTTGAGTGGGGGACAAAAGACTCGACTAGCCTTGTGTAAGCTGTTGCTTAGATCCCCTGAACTTCTGATTTTGGATGAGCCAACAAATCACTTAGATATCGCTGCTCTAGAGTGGTTAGAGGGATATTTGCGAGATTATCCGGGGGCCTTGCTCATTGTTTCTCACGATCGTTACTTTTTGGATCGTACCATCTCTCGGGTGTTTTGCCTGGAAAATGGGGGATTAAAGTCATATACTGGTAATTACTCAGAATATGAACTTCTGCGCATTATAGAAAGTAAAACAATAGGCCGTGAAGCAGAGCGGTTGGAGAAGAAAATTGCCAAACTTGAGGAGTATGTCCGGAGAAATAAGGCAGGGGTAAATTCGAAACAGGCACGCGGGCGCGAAAGTCAACTGCAGAAGCTAAAACCGATCCAGGTCACAAAGGTAGATCATGGGCTTGCTATTACGCTTCAAAGTGGGGGACGAAGTGGGGATCGTGTTCTTTTGATCGATGATCTTACCATCACCTACGGAGCCCGTACCCTCTTTCAAAAAGTTCAGTTGGATTTGAGACGGGGAGATCGGGTTGCTTTGTTGGGAAAAAATGGAGTTGGCAAGACCTCTATTCTGAAAGCGATTCTCCATCAGGCTCCTTTTAAGGGAACCATTCGCTTAGGTGCGAATGTAAAGATTGCCTACTATTCACAAGAACATGAGAATTTGGGTAGTTCGGGAACCCTAATGGACGAGATTCGGAATGTCTCGAATTTGAAGGACCCGGAAATTAGGAATTTGCTCGCACGGTATGGATTTAGGCAAGATGACGTTTTTAAGCACGTTTCTGTACTGAGCGGGGGAGAAAAGAGCCGTTTGGCTTTGTGTAAACTTTTCCTCGAGCAAGGAAACTTGTTGTTATTGGATGAACCTACTAATCATCTTGACGCTGAAACCCGTGGAGTGCTTGAAGAGGCTCTCCAAGAGTATGACGGTACCGTGCTTGTTGTTTCCCATGACCGATATTTTTTGGACAAAGTTGTTGGTAAGATCGCAGAATTAACAACAGTTGGGCTGTCACTCTATGAAGGAGATTACACCGGTTTCAAGGAATATAAACAGCAAGAAGAAACGGTCGTAGCACCGCTCGAACGAAGTTCTAAGCCTATTAACCAAGAACAGCAAGAAACTCGTAATTTAGCGCGAGAAAAAAAGCGTATGAAGCAACTGGAACTAGAAATCGAAGAGCTAGAAGAGGCGCTCCAAACCTTAGAATCAGAACTTTCCCTAGCAAATACTAATTATGAATTAGCCATGAAGCTACACGAAGAATCCGAGAAAGTTCAGAAACGCTTAGATAGTGTCTTAGAAGAATGGGTTGCAGGTAGCGATTGA
- a CDS encoding metal-sensitive transcriptional regulator encodes MKEVDPEEVSRILTRLKTVRGHISGVERMMEEEKSCEEILLQLVAIRSAIHKVSVIVAQRYANTCIIEAIDQGENRQEALNKAIETLMKLN; translated from the coding sequence GTGAAAGAGGTAGATCCTGAAGAAGTATCACGGATTCTGACTCGTCTTAAAACAGTGCGTGGACATATTTCGGGAGTTGAACGAATGATGGAAGAAGAGAAGAGTTGTGAAGAAATATTACTACAGCTTGTCGCCATTCGTTCTGCTATACATAAAGTATCTGTTATTGTTGCACAACGGTATGCCAATACGTGTATAATTGAGGCAATCGACCAAGGGGAGAATCGTCAAGAGGCTCTTAACAAGGCGATTGAAACATTGATGAAACTCAATTAG